A single Syngnathus acus chromosome 8, fSynAcu1.2, whole genome shotgun sequence DNA region contains:
- the LOC119125312 gene encoding phosphoribosyl pyrophosphate synthase-associated protein 1 isoform X1 codes for MNVAKSGYRVFSANSSVACTELAKKITERLGVELGKSVVFQESNSETRVDVKESVRGQTIFIIQTIPRDVNTAIMELLVMAYALKTSCAKNIIGVIPYFPYSKQCKMRKRGSIVCKLLASMLAKAGLTHIITMDLHQKEIQGFFSFPVDNLRASPFLIQYIQEEIPDYRNAIIVAKSPAAAKRAQSYAERLRLGLAVIHGEAQCSESDMADGRHSPPCVRNTTGHTGLELPSGKQQAPFPGIELPMMMAKEKPPITVVGDVGGRIAIIVDDIIDDVGDFLAAAEILKERGAYKIYIMATHGLLSADAPRLIEESAIDEVVVTNTVPHEVQKLQCPKIKTVDVSMILAEAIRRIHNGESMAYLFRNIAVDD; via the exons ATGAACGTCGCCAAAAGTGGTTATCGTGTTTTCTCGGCAAATTCCTCCGTAGCATGCACAGAACTGGCGAAGAAGATAACGGA ACGACTGGGTGTTGAGCTGGGAAAGTCGGTTGTCTTTCAAGAGTCTAATAGTG AAACAAGAGTGGATGTAAAAGAATCTGTTCGTGGACAAACAATCTTCATAATCCAGACCATACCACG AGATGTCAACACGGCAATCATGGAGCTGCTGGTTATGGCCTACGCCCTCAAGACCTCTTGTGCAAAAAACATCATCGGGGTTATTCCATACTTCCCCTACAGCAAACAGTGCAAGATGAGGAAGAGGGGCTCCATCGTATGTAAGCTGTTAGCGTCCATGTTGGCAAAAGCAG GTCTTACACACATTATCACAATGGACTTGCATCAAAAAGAGATCCAAggtttcttttcctttcccgTGGACAATTTGCGGGCTTCCCCATTCTTGATCCAGTATATCCAAGAGGAG ATTCCAGATTACAGGAATGCCATCATCGTGGCCAAATCTCCAGCAGCAGCCAAGAG AGCTCAGTCCTACGCGGAACGCCTGCGTTTGGGTCTGGCCGTGATTCATGGCGAGGCTCAGTGTTCGGAGTCGGACATGGCTGACGGAAGGCATTCGCCGCCATGTGTTCGAAACACCACGGGACACACGGGATTAGAGCTGCCTT CAGGCAAACAACAAGCTCCGTTCCCTGGCATAGAGCTTCCAA TGATGATGGCCAAGGAGAAGCCTCCCATTACTGTTGTTGGGGACGTGGGGGGAAGAATTGCCATCATTGTG GATGACATCATCGACGACGTAGGAGATTTTTTGGCAGCCGCTGAGATCCTGAAAGAAAGAGGCGCCTACAAAATTTACATCATGGCCACACATGGATTACTCTCTGCCGATGCTCCACGTCTCATAGAAGAGTCGGCTATTGATGAG gTGGTGGTGACCAACACAGTCCCGCATGAAGTGCAGAAGCTTCAGTGTCCCAAAATCAAAACGGTGGACGTCAGTATGATCCTGGCTGAGGCCATCCGGCGTATCCATAACGGCGAGTCCATGGCTTACTTATTCCGCAACATTGCTGTGGACGACTAA
- the LOC119125312 gene encoding phosphoribosyl pyrophosphate synthase-associated protein 1 isoform X2 — MNVAKSGYRVFSANSSVACTELAKKITERLGVELGKSVVFQESNSETRVDVKESVRGQTIFIIQTIPRDVNTAIMELLVMAYALKTSCAKNIIGVIPYFPYSKQCKMRKRGSIVCKLLASMLAKAGLTHIITMDLHQKEIQGFFSFPVDNLRASPFLIQYIQEEIPDYRNAIIVAKSPAAAKRAQSYAERLRLGLAVIHGEAQCSESDMADGRHSPPCVRNTTGHTGLELPCKQQAPFPGIELPMMMAKEKPPITVVGDVGGRIAIIVDDIIDDVGDFLAAAEILKERGAYKIYIMATHGLLSADAPRLIEESAIDEVVVTNTVPHEVQKLQCPKIKTVDVSMILAEAIRRIHNGESMAYLFRNIAVDD, encoded by the exons ATGAACGTCGCCAAAAGTGGTTATCGTGTTTTCTCGGCAAATTCCTCCGTAGCATGCACAGAACTGGCGAAGAAGATAACGGA ACGACTGGGTGTTGAGCTGGGAAAGTCGGTTGTCTTTCAAGAGTCTAATAGTG AAACAAGAGTGGATGTAAAAGAATCTGTTCGTGGACAAACAATCTTCATAATCCAGACCATACCACG AGATGTCAACACGGCAATCATGGAGCTGCTGGTTATGGCCTACGCCCTCAAGACCTCTTGTGCAAAAAACATCATCGGGGTTATTCCATACTTCCCCTACAGCAAACAGTGCAAGATGAGGAAGAGGGGCTCCATCGTATGTAAGCTGTTAGCGTCCATGTTGGCAAAAGCAG GTCTTACACACATTATCACAATGGACTTGCATCAAAAAGAGATCCAAggtttcttttcctttcccgTGGACAATTTGCGGGCTTCCCCATTCTTGATCCAGTATATCCAAGAGGAG ATTCCAGATTACAGGAATGCCATCATCGTGGCCAAATCTCCAGCAGCAGCCAAGAG AGCTCAGTCCTACGCGGAACGCCTGCGTTTGGGTCTGGCCGTGATTCATGGCGAGGCTCAGTGTTCGGAGTCGGACATGGCTGACGGAAGGCATTCGCCGCCATGTGTTCGAAACACCACGGGACACACGGGATTAGAGCTGCCTT GCAAACAACAAGCTCCGTTCCCTGGCATAGAGCTTCCAA TGATGATGGCCAAGGAGAAGCCTCCCATTACTGTTGTTGGGGACGTGGGGGGAAGAATTGCCATCATTGTG GATGACATCATCGACGACGTAGGAGATTTTTTGGCAGCCGCTGAGATCCTGAAAGAAAGAGGCGCCTACAAAATTTACATCATGGCCACACATGGATTACTCTCTGCCGATGCTCCACGTCTCATAGAAGAGTCGGCTATTGATGAG gTGGTGGTGACCAACACAGTCCCGCATGAAGTGCAGAAGCTTCAGTGTCCCAAAATCAAAACGGTGGACGTCAGTATGATCCTGGCTGAGGCCATCCGGCGTATCCATAACGGCGAGTCCATGGCTTACTTATTCCGCAACATTGCTGTGGACGACTAA
- the rasd4 gene encoding rasd family member 4, giving the protein MSLEEKDKTNVRIVFLGAAGVGKTALIQRFLKDTFEPKHRRTVEELHSKEYEVGGVKVNLNIMDTSGSYSFPAMRRLSIQNSDAFALVYAVNDPASLEAVKRLRDEILEVKEDKYMPIVVIGNKIDRQHERQVSSEDVVSTVELDWNNSFVEASAKEDINVLQVFRELLQQANLPSWLSPTLCHRRETFPKGKDKMPKMNKANSCLLS; this is encoded by the coding sequence ATGTCtcttgaagaaaaagacaagacCAATGTGCGGATCGTTTTTTTAGGAGCAGCAGGAGTGGGGAAGACAGCCCTCATCCAGCGTTTCTTAAAGGACACTTTTGAACCTAAGCATCGCCGCACCGTCGAGGAGCTCCACAGCAAGGAGTATGAAGTCgggggtgtcaaagtcaatcTCAACATCATGGACACCAGCGGCAGCTATTCTTTCCCAGCCATGAGAAGGCTCTCCATCCAGAATAGTGATGCCTTTGCACTGGTCTACGCAGTGAATGACCCGGCATCCCTGGAGGCAGTTAAGCGTCTGCGGGATGAGATCCTGGAGGTCAAGGAGGACAAGTACATGCCTATCGTTGTGATAGGGAACAAGATCGACCGTCAGCACGAGCGTCAGGTGTCGAGCGAGGATGTTGTCTCCACAGTGGAGCTGGACTGGAATAATAGTTTTGTGGAGGCATCTGCCAAAGAGGACATTAATGTGCTACAAGTGTTCCGGGAGCTTTTACAGCAAGCTAATTTGCCAAGCTGGCTCAGCCCGACACTGTGCCACAGGAGGGAAACCTTTCCCAAGGGGAAGGACAAGATGCCGAAAATGAACAAGGCCAACAGCTGCCTCCTATCCTAA
- the LOC119125314 gene encoding uncharacterized protein LOC119125314, which produces MVKRSIFSSGVLTCVFNFSTMWLAMAFATTDVVMETTPNMTVGCRDNVTLTCEANSAKLSNVKDVKLFCWNDPNNISICNTTVNTSMCRYETDGSSHKLSVTIVDIMPIHEGKYLCKLHSKLGTKYSATFITVQGCLGNQYYFVNNSMAKCKFNGVYSKGDIHWFEGDQKLNSSSNGVMDKYGCYDITSAIEVQSGNHTYYCRLWINDLRRYVSTQKVVPDLKNSFGSKGEHQWICMLLPAILVTFIVKV; this is translated from the exons GTAAAAAGAAGCATTTTTTCCTCTGGTGTGTTGACATGTGTGTTCAACTTTTCCACCATGTGGCTCGCTATGGCATTTGCCACTACTG ATGTGGTGATGGAGACGACCCCCAACATGACAGTTGGCTGCAGGGACAACGTAACCCTGACATGCGAGGCCAACTCGGCCAAACTGTCGAATGTGAAGGATGTGAAATTATTCTGCTGGAATGACCCaaacaatatatcaatttGTAATACTACGGTCAACACCTCCATGTGTCGGTACGAAACGGATGGATCCTCCCATAAACTCTCTGTGACAATCGTCGACATCATGCCAATCCACGAAGGAAAGTATCTCTGTAAATTACACTCGAAACTAGGAACGAAATACAGTGCCACTTTTATAACTGTACAAG GTTGCCTTGGAAATCAATATTACTTTGTTAATAACTCAATGGCAAAGTGCAAGTTCAACGGAGTTTACAGCAAGGGTGACATCCATTGGTTCGAAGGAGATCAGAAGTTAAACTCGAGCTCAAATGGAGTTATGGACAAATATGGGTGCTATGATATTACGAGCGCAATTGAAGTACAGAGCGGAAATCATACTTATTACTGCAGATTATGGATAAACGATTTGAGACGTTATGTTTCAACTCAAAAGGTGGTtccagatttaaaaaattcatttgGGAGCAAAGGTGAACATCAGTGGATTTGTATGTTGTTACCGGCCATTTTAGTGACATTTATCGTGAAAGTTTGA
- the LOC119125312 gene encoding phosphoribosyl pyrophosphate synthase-associated protein 1 isoform X3, which yields MNVAKSGYRVFSANSSVACTELAKKITERLGVELGKSVVFQESNSETRVDVKESVRGQTIFIIQTIPRDVNTAIMELLVMAYALKTSCAKNIIGVIPYFPYSKQCKMRKRGSIVCKLLASMLAKAGLTHIITMDLHQKEIQGFFSFPVDNLRASPFLIQYIQEEIPDYRNAIIVAKSPAAAKRAQSYAERLRLGLAVIHGEAQCSESDMADGRHSPPCVRNTTGHTGLELPLMMAKEKPPITVVGDVGGRIAIIVDDIIDDVGDFLAAAEILKERGAYKIYIMATHGLLSADAPRLIEESAIDEVVVTNTVPHEVQKLQCPKIKTVDVSMILAEAIRRIHNGESMAYLFRNIAVDD from the exons ATGAACGTCGCCAAAAGTGGTTATCGTGTTTTCTCGGCAAATTCCTCCGTAGCATGCACAGAACTGGCGAAGAAGATAACGGA ACGACTGGGTGTTGAGCTGGGAAAGTCGGTTGTCTTTCAAGAGTCTAATAGTG AAACAAGAGTGGATGTAAAAGAATCTGTTCGTGGACAAACAATCTTCATAATCCAGACCATACCACG AGATGTCAACACGGCAATCATGGAGCTGCTGGTTATGGCCTACGCCCTCAAGACCTCTTGTGCAAAAAACATCATCGGGGTTATTCCATACTTCCCCTACAGCAAACAGTGCAAGATGAGGAAGAGGGGCTCCATCGTATGTAAGCTGTTAGCGTCCATGTTGGCAAAAGCAG GTCTTACACACATTATCACAATGGACTTGCATCAAAAAGAGATCCAAggtttcttttcctttcccgTGGACAATTTGCGGGCTTCCCCATTCTTGATCCAGTATATCCAAGAGGAG ATTCCAGATTACAGGAATGCCATCATCGTGGCCAAATCTCCAGCAGCAGCCAAGAG AGCTCAGTCCTACGCGGAACGCCTGCGTTTGGGTCTGGCCGTGATTCATGGCGAGGCTCAGTGTTCGGAGTCGGACATGGCTGACGGAAGGCATTCGCCGCCATGTGTTCGAAACACCACGGGACACACGGGATTAGAGCTGCCTT TGATGATGGCCAAGGAGAAGCCTCCCATTACTGTTGTTGGGGACGTGGGGGGAAGAATTGCCATCATTGTG GATGACATCATCGACGACGTAGGAGATTTTTTGGCAGCCGCTGAGATCCTGAAAGAAAGAGGCGCCTACAAAATTTACATCATGGCCACACATGGATTACTCTCTGCCGATGCTCCACGTCTCATAGAAGAGTCGGCTATTGATGAG gTGGTGGTGACCAACACAGTCCCGCATGAAGTGCAGAAGCTTCAGTGTCCCAAAATCAAAACGGTGGACGTCAGTATGATCCTGGCTGAGGCCATCCGGCGTATCCATAACGGCGAGTCCATGGCTTACTTATTCCGCAACATTGCTGTGGACGACTAA